One Gloeocapsopsis sp. IPPAS B-1203 DNA window includes the following coding sequences:
- a CDS encoding GMC family oxidoreductase produces the protein MIIDALTVPAETLLETDICIIGAGAAGITIARELSNQPYEVCILESGGLGYEPATQSLYEGDNVGTRYFPLKEARARYLGGSTNLWGGWSRPLDEIDFEQRSWMPYSGWPITKSELDPYYHRAQQACHLGPFEYDLAYWQAGLAQLQMEIPSLGEEITTHLWQVIPSTHVRFGEAYRTELEQARNIKTYLHANVVEIETNDTARAVTRLRVASIDGKQFCVKAKTYILAVGGIENPRLLLLSNKDQTCGLGNQYDLVGRFFMEHPILWSGTVSYFNQVAPPYIEVENTFMGTGFGLSKQMQEREQVLNFSLRVKPIVEEWLLALKRLQYKMRQSKASQELTAIVEGHEYEFGLPKKETSAIEDLGQVIANSDRVLAKAYAKLFRKPTEQSVVYRTHLISEQAPNPDSRITLSTERDRLGLNRVNLDWRLSPIDKYTVKRSQQVIAQKFEQFALGQMQIELTDDDASWQSIKGSYHHIGTTRMSTNPRQGVVNEHCQVHGVSNLYVAGSSVFPTSGLSNPTLTIVALAIRLADEIKQQMKDTPIVKARTTSTSLAV, from the coding sequence ATGATTATTGATGCATTAACCGTACCAGCAGAAACACTGTTAGAAACAGATATTTGTATAATCGGTGCTGGAGCCGCAGGAATTACGATTGCGCGGGAATTGAGTAACCAGCCATACGAAGTTTGTATTTTGGAAAGTGGTGGTTTAGGGTATGAGCCTGCAACACAATCACTATACGAAGGTGACAATGTAGGAACAAGATATTTTCCTTTAAAAGAAGCGCGTGCCCGTTATTTGGGTGGCTCTACGAATCTCTGGGGAGGATGGAGTCGTCCACTTGATGAAATTGATTTTGAACAACGCTCTTGGATGCCATATAGTGGTTGGCCTATCACTAAATCTGAGTTAGATCCCTACTATCATCGCGCGCAGCAAGCTTGTCATTTAGGGCCTTTTGAGTATGATTTAGCGTATTGGCAAGCAGGTTTAGCTCAACTTCAGATGGAAATACCATCGCTTGGAGAAGAGATTACTACGCATTTGTGGCAAGTTATTCCATCAACACACGTCCGCTTTGGTGAGGCTTATAGAACTGAACTTGAGCAAGCACGAAATATTAAAACTTATCTTCATGCTAACGTTGTAGAGATTGAAACAAACGATACAGCACGTGCAGTGACTCGACTTCGAGTTGCAAGTATTGACGGTAAGCAGTTTTGTGTAAAAGCCAAAACTTATATTTTGGCAGTGGGTGGTATTGAAAATCCACGGTTGTTGTTGCTATCTAACAAAGATCAAACCTGTGGACTAGGAAATCAATACGACCTAGTTGGTAGATTCTTTATGGAACATCCGATTCTATGGTCAGGCACAGTATCGTATTTTAATCAGGTAGCACCGCCTTACATTGAAGTCGAGAACACCTTTATGGGAACAGGCTTTGGTTTGTCTAAACAAATGCAAGAGCGCGAGCAAGTTCTCAATTTTAGTCTGCGTGTTAAACCTATTGTTGAAGAGTGGCTCCTTGCGCTCAAGCGCTTACAGTATAAAATGCGCCAGTCAAAAGCTTCTCAAGAGTTGACTGCTATTGTTGAAGGTCACGAGTATGAGTTTGGTCTTCCCAAAAAAGAAACTTCTGCCATTGAGGATTTGGGTCAAGTCATTGCAAATTCTGATCGCGTCCTTGCTAAAGCTTATGCAAAATTATTCCGTAAACCTACAGAGCAATCTGTTGTTTACCGAACCCACCTAATATCAGAGCAAGCTCCAAATCCAGACAGTCGAATTACACTGAGTACAGAACGCGATCGCTTAGGACTAAATCGCGTCAACCTCGACTGGCGCTTGAGTCCAATAGACAAATATACTGTGAAGCGATCTCAACAGGTTATTGCCCAAAAATTTGAGCAGTTTGCGCTGGGTCAAATGCAAATCGAATTGACAGACGATGATGCTTCTTGGCAATCTATAAAAGGTTCGTACCATCACATCGGGACAACGCGCATGAGTACTAATCCTCGCCAAGGTGTTGTCAACGAACACTGTCAAGTTCATGGTGTAAGTAATTTGTATGTAGCTGGTAGCTCGGTCTTCCCCACAAGTGGACTGTCGAATCCTACCCTAACGATTGTGGCTTTAGCAATTAGGTTAGCTGACGAGATTAAACAGCAGATGAAGGACACACCTATAGTTAAAGCACGAACAACTTCTACTAGCCTTGCTGTCTAA
- a CDS encoding HAD-IIIA family hydrolase: MTDISTSELRSRLSQIKLLALDVDGVLTDGGLYYTETGQVLRKFNIKDGQGIKLLKQAGVEVAIITAKSALSTLNRAQDLGITHTFLGVKDKLSQLKTLCQKLDISLSQVAYVGDDINDLEVLQAVGCPMTVADAMSANRSIAIYITKLPGGQGAVREICEMLIASCQ; the protein is encoded by the coding sequence ATGACAGATATTTCTACATCAGAACTGCGATCGCGTTTATCACAAATTAAGCTTTTAGCTTTAGACGTTGATGGCGTACTCACTGATGGCGGACTTTACTATACAGAAACTGGTCAAGTTCTGCGAAAATTCAATATTAAAGATGGTCAAGGAATTAAGCTGTTAAAGCAAGCTGGTGTAGAAGTTGCCATCATTACTGCGAAATCTGCATTATCAACACTCAATCGCGCTCAAGATTTAGGCATTACTCACACTTTCTTAGGTGTAAAAGACAAACTCTCTCAGTTAAAAACTCTTTGTCAAAAGTTAGATATCTCGCTTTCTCAAGTAGCTTATGTTGGCGATGATATTAACGATCTTGAGGTACTGCAAGCTGTCGGTTGTCCCATGACAGTTGCTGATGCTATGAGTGCAAATCGAAGTATTGCAATTTATATTACTAAACTCCCTGGCGGACAAGGGGCGGTTAGAGAAATTTGCGAGATGCTAATTGCTAGTTGTCAATAG
- a CDS encoding glycosyltransferase family 4 protein — protein sequence MKTILLATDRKFWRQEQGSAKRISDLYQYLVRKKFDVSVFFIGKLTNTEIDLIKLAYDHEFKVFNKSCGFLSIDCNTTTQSDILRKGKILFKKKVRSLKNLFFKKSLKIQNRQNQKIELINFFSQEHQEYFRSVCQELNPEAIIVEYIRLAYLVKDINKVETRPLTLIDTHDVVYQRYEKFRANGESEIKITAEEEKQLLSLFDVILAIQNKDKETFKKMLPEHHVIQVGHPSQPQKHEFLNKSPINITYVAGPNASNKKAIAHFLKKVWVKLIEKFKYKIKLHIVGRICEELTDVEIPANVQLTGWTNDLESVYKEADIVINPVYFGTGLKIKNVEALCHSKPLVTTTVGAEGLEHGINEAFLVSDSPKDALEQISTLIENEEIRKNFSDKAYAFACQNLAEDKVYRELYQVLK from the coding sequence ATGAAAACGATACTACTCGCTACAGATCGCAAATTTTGGCGTCAAGAGCAAGGCTCAGCAAAAAGAATTTCTGACTTGTATCAGTACTTAGTCCGAAAAAAGTTCGATGTTTCTGTATTTTTTATTGGCAAGCTGACAAACACAGAGATTGATTTAATTAAACTTGCTTACGACCATGAGTTCAAAGTCTTTAATAAAAGCTGTGGTTTTTTGAGTATTGATTGCAATACTACTACTCAGTCTGATATTTTAAGAAAAGGGAAAATTCTTTTTAAGAAAAAAGTAAGATCGTTGAAGAATCTTTTTTTTAAAAAATCTTTAAAAATTCAAAATAGGCAAAATCAAAAAATAGAACTTATTAATTTTTTTAGTCAAGAACATCAAGAATACTTTCGTAGTGTATGTCAAGAATTAAATCCAGAAGCAATTATTGTTGAATATATTAGACTTGCCTATTTAGTCAAAGACATTAATAAAGTTGAAACACGACCATTAACTTTGATCGATACACATGATGTAGTGTATCAAAGATATGAAAAGTTTCGAGCGAATGGAGAATCAGAAATAAAAATTACAGCAGAAGAGGAAAAACAGCTATTAAGTCTCTTTGATGTTATACTAGCAATTCAAAATAAAGATAAAGAAACTTTTAAGAAAATGCTACCTGAGCATCATGTTATTCAGGTAGGACATCCTAGTCAACCTCAAAAACATGAGTTTTTAAATAAATCACCGATTAATATTACTTATGTTGCTGGACCTAATGCTTCTAATAAAAAAGCGATCGCCCACTTTCTCAAGAAGGTATGGGTTAAGCTTATAGAAAAATTTAAGTACAAGATTAAGTTACACATAGTAGGAAGAATTTGCGAAGAATTAACTGATGTTGAAATTCCTGCTAATGTCCAACTAACTGGTTGGACTAATGACCTAGAAAGTGTATATAAAGAAGCAGATATTGTCATCAACCCAGTATATTTTGGCACAGGGCTTAAAATAAAAAACGTTGAAGCTTTATGTCATAGCAAACCTTTAGTAACTACGACAGTTGGTGCCGAAGGATTAGAACACGGAATTAATGAGGCATTTTTAGTCAGCGATAGTCCGAAAGATGCATTGGAGCAGATATCGACACTTATTGAAAATGAAGAAATAAGAAAGAATTTTTCAGACAAAGCTTATGCTTTCGCTTGTCAAAACTTGGCTGAAGATAAGGTGTATCGAGAGCTTTATCAAGTTTTAAAGTAA
- the kdsA gene encoding 3-deoxy-8-phosphooctulonate synthase has translation MIQTQITNNISIGDNCPLTLIGGPCVIESGDFTLFMAEQIAKVCDRLGISFIFKSSFDKANRTSINSFRGQNLETGLQILQRVKEEVGVPVLTDIHESYQAAIVAEVVDVLQIPAFLCRQTDLLLAAAATGKVVNVKKGQFLGPWDMKNVVRKLESGGTKRILLTERGTSFGYNTLVVDFRSLPQMREFGYPVVFDATHSVQMPGGQGDKSGGQRQFVPYLARAAAAIGIDALFMEVHENPDNAPSDGPNMIPLAELESVLKQVLNVRNSLQAVPTTV, from the coding sequence ATGATTCAAACTCAAATTACAAACAATATTTCAATTGGTGACAACTGTCCCCTTACTTTGATTGGTGGTCCTTGTGTGATTGAATCTGGGGACTTTACGCTATTTATGGCAGAACAGATTGCCAAGGTGTGCGATCGCTTGGGGATTTCGTTCATCTTTAAATCTTCGTTTGATAAAGCTAACCGTACCTCAATCAATTCTTTTCGAGGACAAAATTTAGAAACTGGACTGCAAATCTTGCAACGAGTGAAAGAAGAAGTTGGAGTTCCGGTTCTTACAGATATTCACGAAAGTTATCAAGCTGCAATTGTCGCAGAAGTTGTGGATGTTTTGCAAATTCCGGCTTTTTTATGTCGCCAAACTGATTTATTACTCGCTGCTGCGGCGACAGGTAAAGTTGTCAACGTGAAAAAAGGACAATTTTTAGGTCCTTGGGATATGAAAAATGTTGTGCGCAAACTCGAGTCAGGCGGAACCAAGCGAATTCTGTTAACTGAACGCGGGACAAGTTTCGGCTACAACACCTTAGTTGTCGATTTTCGTTCTTTACCACAAATGCGTGAGTTTGGCTATCCTGTTGTGTTTGATGCAACCCACAGCGTACAAATGCCAGGAGGACAAGGTGATAAATCAGGAGGACAGCGCCAGTTTGTGCCATACTTAGCCCGTGCTGCTGCTGCGATTGGCATCGATGCATTATTTATGGAAGTTCATGAAAATCCTGATAATGCACCGAGTGATGGTCCGAATATGATTCCTTTAGCTGAACTAGAATCTGTTCTCAAGCAAGTACTCAACGTGCGTAATAGTTTGCAAGCTGTCCCCACAACTGTGTAA
- a CDS encoding glycosyltransferase family 4 protein — translation MKVLHLWTSDSGKLGGGGAVSMHRLHMGLRSAGVDSQILCENKTTDSPYVQVLEHWSRWETAGTYLKKFTSRLGLNDIHRVSSFKIKQHPAYIDTDILHFHGTHSGFFNYLALPYLTQNKPAVFTLCDMWAFTGHCAFSYDCDRWKTGCGKCPYPESNPYIRRDGTRIEWKLKEWIYNRSNITFVTKSKWLTQVAQQSILNRHPIYEIPNGIDTDIYQPLDRDQCRAQLGIPQDKNVLMFAAVRLDHFQKGGDLLLKALQSLPASLKAETVLVIIGHGGEAIAQTVGMPTLNLGYVSDDLHKAVCYSAADLFLFPTRAETFGNVALESMACGTPVVSFKVGGVPDLVRHGITGYLATPEDAQDFSKGIAQLLTQSSSDMNLQCRAIASQEYSIELCAQQHLNLYNHILEKSSECLANEFATK, via the coding sequence GTGAAAGTTCTTCACTTGTGGACAAGTGATTCGGGTAAGCTGGGCGGAGGTGGTGCAGTTTCGATGCATCGCCTTCATATGGGGCTAAGATCCGCTGGAGTTGATTCTCAGATTTTGTGTGAAAACAAAACAACCGATTCTCCTTATGTGCAAGTCCTCGAACATTGGTCAAGATGGGAAACAGCTGGAACATATCTTAAAAAATTCACATCAAGACTCGGATTAAACGATATCCACCGAGTTAGTTCCTTCAAAATCAAACAGCATCCAGCTTACATCGACACTGACATTCTGCACTTTCACGGTACGCACAGCGGTTTTTTCAATTATTTAGCACTACCTTACCTGACACAGAATAAGCCTGCGGTATTCACGCTGTGTGATATGTGGGCTTTTACAGGACATTGCGCCTTTAGTTACGACTGCGATCGCTGGAAAACTGGTTGTGGGAAATGTCCTTATCCAGAATCGAATCCCTATATCCGTCGCGATGGTACGCGCATCGAGTGGAAACTCAAGGAGTGGATCTACAATCGTTCTAACATCACATTTGTCACTAAAAGTAAGTGGTTAACTCAAGTCGCACAGCAAAGTATATTAAACCGCCACCCAATTTATGAAATTCCTAACGGGATCGATACTGATATCTATCAACCCTTGGATCGCGATCAATGTCGCGCCCAACTAGGAATTCCCCAAGATAAAAACGTCCTTATGTTCGCAGCGGTGCGGTTAGATCACTTCCAAAAAGGCGGCGATCTTCTGCTGAAAGCTTTACAAAGCCTCCCTGCATCACTCAAAGCAGAAACAGTATTAGTGATTATAGGACATGGCGGTGAAGCGATCGCTCAAACTGTCGGAATGCCTACACTCAATCTCGGTTATGTCAGTGACGATCTCCATAAAGCGGTTTGTTATTCGGCTGCTGATTTATTTTTGTTTCCGACTCGTGCTGAAACTTTTGGTAACGTCGCGTTAGAAAGTATGGCGTGTGGAACGCCTGTTGTTTCATTTAAAGTGGGTGGTGTTCCTGATTTAGTACGACATGGTATCACAGGATACCTCGCTACACCCGAAGATGCTCAAGACTTTAGTAAAGGTATTGCTCAACTACTCACACAATCTTCTAGTGACATGAATCTACAGTGTCGGGCGATCGCATCTCAAGAATACTCAATTGAATTGTGTGCGCAACAACATCTCAATTTGTATAACCACATTCTCGAAAAATCATCAGAATGCTTGGCGAATGAATTTGCTACTAAATAA
- a CDS encoding beta-1,6-N-acetylglucosaminyltransferase: MICYFIQSHKNPEQVLRLVRVIKQSSPHSQVLINHDFSTSYLDLSSLSHYSGIDLIQRKKAAKRGDASLLTMYLEAVDWLFANRPNFEWLVCLSGQDYPTQPISTIESFLTQTEYDGFIRYWDVLSPQSLWGKAGEKRFFGQYISLPEWTSWFLRKLGRIEPFTPLLVQWRFSLLGLKAKNHPFNEQFKCYGGWYWNTLSRKCVRYFREYLHEHPEVLKYYQKTLAPEESIMQTVLVNSAQFNLCNDDKRFVEFPADIRSGNARLLTIEDYTKITRSDFHFARKIDSQHDSKLLDMLDEKVLYCMMSS, translated from the coding sequence ATGATTTGCTACTTTATTCAAAGCCATAAAAATCCTGAACAAGTGCTGCGACTAGTACGAGTCATTAAACAATCAAGTCCTCACTCTCAGGTTTTGATTAATCATGACTTTAGTACTTCTTACCTCGATTTATCTAGTCTCAGTCATTACTCAGGAATTGACTTAATTCAACGCAAAAAAGCTGCTAAACGGGGTGACGCATCTTTATTAACAATGTATCTTGAAGCTGTTGATTGGCTATTTGCTAATCGTCCAAATTTTGAATGGCTTGTTTGTCTTTCTGGTCAAGATTATCCCACACAACCAATATCTACGATTGAGAGCTTTTTGACTCAAACTGAGTATGACGGTTTCATTCGTTATTGGGATGTTCTTTCACCACAAAGTCTTTGGGGTAAAGCAGGAGAAAAACGCTTTTTTGGACAGTATATTAGCCTTCCCGAATGGACAAGTTGGTTTCTAAGAAAACTAGGAAGAATTGAACCTTTTACGCCTCTGTTAGTTCAGTGGCGATTTTCACTTTTGGGGCTAAAAGCCAAAAATCATCCTTTTAATGAACAATTTAAATGTTACGGTGGCTGGTATTGGAACACGCTATCGCGAAAGTGTGTTAGATATTTTAGAGAATATTTGCACGAGCATCCTGAGGTTTTAAAGTACTATCAAAAAACTTTAGCTCCTGAAGAATCAATTATGCAAACTGTTTTAGTAAATAGTGCGCAATTTAATTTATGCAACGATGATAAACGTTTTGTAGAGTTTCCTGCTGATATTCGTAGTGGAAATGCTCGGTTGTTAACAATTGAAGATTACACGAAAATTACTCGCAGTGATTTTCATTTTGCCCGCAAGATTGATAGTCAGCATGATAGCAAATTATTGGATATGCTCGATGAAAAAGTATTGTATTGTATGATGTCTAGTTAA
- a CDS encoding DapH/DapD/GlmU-related protein translates to MERTSTANLYKKESLITALIEWIPRGSGIVLRNSIYRSIFARIGHSVRIQTGVEFIQPRNIEIGNNVNINRGAFLSSAVLTNKTQASNNKIYIGDRVHIESGVRINTAGENCSIYFHEQVNLDCGVDIKAHDNGLIEIGAATYIGPYTCIAGPGSVKIGKNCLIASHSGIYGNNHKFADPSCSIQEQGLTCKGVVIEDDCWLGTGVKVLDGVTIGQGSVIGAGAVVTKDIPPYSVAVGVPAKVISKRQLHQELLYQN, encoded by the coding sequence ATGGAAAGAACCTCTACAGCAAATTTATATAAAAAAGAATCATTAATTACTGCTTTAATTGAATGGATTCCTAGAGGATCAGGGATCGTTTTAAGAAACTCTATTTATCGCTCTATTTTTGCACGAATAGGTCATTCAGTACGAATTCAAACTGGTGTTGAATTTATTCAACCTCGCAATATAGAAATTGGTAATAATGTCAATATCAATCGCGGTGCTTTTTTAAGTAGTGCTGTTCTGACAAATAAAACTCAAGCAAGTAATAACAAAATTTACATTGGCGATCGCGTCCACATCGAGTCAGGTGTAAGAATTAACACAGCAGGAGAAAATTGCAGCATCTATTTTCACGAACAAGTTAATCTAGACTGTGGCGTCGATATCAAAGCACACGATAATGGGTTAATTGAAATCGGTGCAGCAACTTACATTGGACCTTACACTTGTATCGCGGGTCCTGGTTCGGTCAAAATTGGTAAAAACTGCTTGATAGCATCACATTCAGGAATTTACGGGAATAATCATAAATTTGCCGATCCCAGCTGTAGTATTCAAGAGCAGGGATTGACTTGCAAGGGAGTTGTCATCGAAGATGACTGTTGGTTAGGTACTGGAGTCAAAGTTTTAGATGGCGTCACGATCGGTCAAGGTAGCGTCATTGGTGCTGGTGCAGTAGTCACAAAAGATATTCCTCCCTATTCGGTTGCTGTGGGTGTTCCAGCTAAAGTTATTTCAAAACGGCAGTTACATCAAGAATTGTTGTACCAAAATTAG
- a CDS encoding polysialyltransferase family glycosyltransferase, which produces MSQKTIKRLVACFGSIQLVTALSVLNYRAKEQQLNCNYEDYLVITPLFAPQGQNEEFAAFIQKMANSIYSWKKIVYLSLEQIKTLTDKVNTSSLSEVAKSVHNLVGIENPDEIYFSRTWNTENQLLMNVYESAEKICYGDGIGIYFSHTAFLPQNTSQEAALSLSNLYKNVKKQIKGVLPKKKKFRKQEFDIGYFSLPYAFGEVPPMETVVLDRSVYLKNFQTLRKALDDLIDADYINKLKAVIQNYSVSILLSSNFSEAHRMPREREVKAYREFLLTQGIPPNSILLIKPHPRDSKQKILQLQAELNDLYAKIILLNEDFLFYLPFEVLFMELFLKFDLTQSQSPKIFTFSSACLTLEFLFDAECIVGFGKEVVEKYFYPEHIEGRIKHEVDLQSTISEVRGLVAA; this is translated from the coding sequence ATGTCACAAAAAACAATCAAGCGTTTGGTAGCTTGCTTTGGTAGCATTCAGTTAGTTACAGCTTTGTCAGTGCTCAACTATAGAGCCAAAGAACAGCAATTGAACTGTAATTATGAAGATTATCTTGTTATTACCCCTTTATTTGCCCCTCAAGGACAAAACGAAGAGTTTGCTGCTTTTATTCAAAAGATGGCTAACTCCATCTACTCATGGAAAAAAATTGTTTATCTATCCTTAGAACAAATAAAGACTTTAACAGATAAAGTTAACACTTCTAGCCTGTCTGAAGTCGCTAAGTCAGTCCATAACCTTGTAGGAATTGAGAATCCTGATGAAATCTATTTTTCCAGAACATGGAATACAGAAAATCAACTCTTAATGAATGTTTATGAATCTGCTGAGAAAATTTGCTATGGAGATGGTATTGGAATTTACTTTTCTCACACAGCTTTTTTACCACAAAATACATCGCAAGAAGCTGCTCTTTCCTTAAGCAATTTATATAAGAATGTCAAAAAACAAATCAAAGGAGTTTTACCTAAAAAGAAAAAATTTCGTAAACAAGAGTTTGATATTGGTTATTTCTCGTTGCCCTATGCTTTTGGTGAAGTTCCGCCTATGGAAACAGTTGTTCTGGATAGGTCAGTGTACTTAAAAAATTTTCAAACTCTCAGAAAAGCATTAGATGACTTAATTGATGCTGATTACATTAACAAACTAAAAGCAGTAATACAAAATTATTCTGTATCAATCTTGCTGTCTTCCAATTTTTCTGAGGCTCATAGAATGCCTAGAGAAAGGGAAGTCAAAGCATATAGAGAGTTCTTGTTAACACAAGGCATACCACCTAACTCAATCCTTTTGATTAAGCCGCATCCGCGAGACTCGAAACAAAAGATTTTACAACTGCAGGCTGAACTGAATGATCTTTATGCAAAAATTATTTTGCTTAACGAGGATTTCTTATTCTACTTGCCTTTTGAAGTTCTATTTATGGAGTTGTTTCTCAAATTTGATCTTACTCAGTCGCAAAGTCCTAAAATATTTACATTTAGTTCAGCATGCTTAACACTTGAGTTTTTGTTTGATGCTGAATGTATTGTAGGATTTGGTAAAGAAGTTGTAGAAAAATACTTCTATCCAGAACATATCGAAGGAAGAATTAAGCACGAAGTAGATTTGCAATCAACAATTAGTGAAGTTAGAGGATTGGTTGCAGCTTAG